CGATTGCGAAGATGAATTGCTCACCATTGCGGGCGCTGTGGATATTGCAAATTTTCCCGAAGCATCGCGCGCCGTTGTGAAAGGTCCGTATGATGTTTCGCTCGTGGAAGGTTCCATCACAACGCCGCACGATGCAGAACGAATTCATCAAGTTCGCCGCGATTCAAAATTGCTTGTAACAATTGGCGCATGTGCAACGTCGGGAGGAATTCAAGCGCTGCGGAATTTCAAAGACGTGAAAGAATTTACTTCGTACGTGTATGCATCACCGGAATTTATTTCTACGCTCGGAAAATCTACAGCAATTTCCGACCATGTGAAAGTTGATTATGAGTTGCGCGGTTGTCCCGTTAATAAATACCAACTCGTCGAAGTCCTCTCTGCATTTTTAAACGGAAGAAAACCGAACATTGCGCCGCATAGTGTTTGTATGGAATGTAAACGTCGCGGAGTTGTATGCGTAATGGTTGCAAACGGAACTGCGTGTCTTGGTCCCGTAACGCATTGTGGCTGCGACGCGCTTTGTCCATCGTATAATCGCGGGTGTTTCGGCTGCTACGGTCCAAAAGAAACGCCGAACACCACCTCGCTTGCTGATTGGTGGAAAAAACTTGGCGTGAATGAACAAGATATTGTGCGAGCGTATCGCAGTTTCAATGCGTATTCTGAAGCGTTTAGAAAAGAAAGTGAAGCGTTGGAGAAGTAGAAAATAATTTATCACGCAAAGACGCAGTGTCGCAGAAATTATTCTTTGCACCTTCGCGGCTTTGCGAGAGAAAGTAATAATATGAAAACCAAAAACATCAAAGTTAATTACCTCGCTCGTGTTGAAGGCGAAGGTGGAATTCTTGTTCGCGTAAAAAATAATATTGTCGAAGAAGTAAAAGTGAACATCTTCGAGCCGCCGAGATTTTTCGAAGCGTTTTTGCGCGGAAGAAAATTTTCCGAAGCGCCTGATATCACTGCGCGTATTTGCGGCATTTGTCCGATTGCTTATCAAATGAGTTCTGTACACGCGATGGAAAATGCATTCGGAATAAAAGTGGACGGACAACTTCGCGCGCTTCGTCGTTTGATTTATTGCGGCGAGTGGATTGAAAGCCACGTGCTTCATACGTATATGCTGCACGCGCCGGATTTTCTTGGTTACGAAGATGCAATTCAACTTGCGAGAGATATGCCCGATGTTGTTACGAAAGCATTGAAGTTGAAAAAAATCGGCAACGATATTGTCAATCTCGTTGGAGGAAGAGAAATTCATCCCATCAATGTTCGCGTTGGCGG
The genomic region above belongs to Ignavibacteria bacterium and contains:
- a CDS encoding Ni/Fe hydrogenase subunit alpha, which encodes MKTKNIKVNYLARVEGEGGILVRVKNNIVEEVKVNIFEPPRFFEAFLRGRKFSEAPDITARICGICPIAYQMSSVHAMENAFGIKVDGQLRALRRLIYCGEWIESHVLHTYMLHAPDFLGYEDAIQLARDMPDVVTKALKLKKIGNDIVNLVGGREIHPINVRVGGFYKLPTKKDLLSLVEKLKWARDAAIDTVKLVATFPFPDFEQDYEYVALRHPNEYPFNEGRLVSNKGLDIEIKNYELHFQEEHVQHSNALHSVLKERGNYFVGPNARYNLNFDKLTSLCKETAKS
- a CDS encoding oxidoreductase is translated as MAKTKKPKLAVWKFASCDGCQLSLLDCEDELLTIAGAVDIANFPEASRAVVKGPYDVSLVEGSITTPHDAERIHQVRRDSKLLVTIGACATSGGIQALRNFKDVKEFTSYVYASPEFISTLGKSTAISDHVKVDYELRGCPVNKYQLVEVLSAFLNGRKPNIAPHSVCMECKRRGVVCVMVANGTACLGPVTHCGCDALCPSYNRGCFGCYGPKETPNTTSLADWWKKLGVNEQDIVRAYRSFNAYSEAFRKESEALEK